A genomic region of Elephas maximus indicus isolate mEleMax1 chromosome 10, mEleMax1 primary haplotype, whole genome shotgun sequence contains the following coding sequences:
- the ALDH6A1 gene encoding methylmalonate-semialdehyde dehydrogenase [acylating], mitochondrial isoform X2 has product MAAVVAAAAVRARILQVSSKVNSIWYPLSSFSSSSVSTVKLFIDGKFVESKSDKWIDIHNPATNEVIGRVPETTKAEMDAAIASCKRAFPAWADTSVLSRQQVLLRYQQLIKENLKEIARLITLEQGKTLADAEGDVFRGLQVVEHACSVTSLLLGETMPSITKDMDLYSYRLPLGVCAGIAPFNFPAMIPLWMFPMAMVCGNTFLMKPSERVPGATMLLAKLLQDSGAPDGTLNIIHGQHEAVNCICDHPDIKAISFVGSNQAGEYIFERGSRHGKRVQANMGAKNHGVVMPDANKENTLNQLVGAAFGAAGQRCMALSTVILVGEAKKWLAELVERAKNLRVNAGNQPGADLGPLITPQAKERVCNLIDSGNKEGASILLDGRKIKVKGYENGNFVGPTIISNVKPNMTCYKEEIFGPVLLVLETDTLDEAIKIVNENPYGNGTAIFTTNGATARKYSHLVDVGQVGVNVPIPVPLPMFSFTGSRASFRGDTNFYGKQGIQFYTQLKTITSQWKEEDATLSSPAVAMPTMGH; this is encoded by the exons ATGGCGGCGGTGGTAGCAGCGGCAGCAGTGCGGGCCCGGATCCTGCAG GTTTCTTCCAAGGTGAACTCTATCTGGTATCCAttatcctccttctcttcctcttcagtG tcaaCTGTAAAACTCTTCATTGATGGGAAATTTGTTGAATCCAAAAGTGACAAATGGATTGACATCCACAACCCA GCCACCAATGAGGTAATTGGTCGGGTCCCTGAAACCACCAAGGCTGAAATGGATGCAGCCATTGCGTCCTGCAAACGTGCTTTTCCTGCATGGGCAGACACTTCAGTATTAAGCCGTCAGCAGGTCCTGCTCCGCTATCAACAACTTATTAAAGAAAACTTG AAAGAAATTGCCCGGTTAATCACTTTGGAACAAGGGAAGACCCTAGCTGATGCTGAAGGAGATGTATTTCGAGGCCTTC AGGTGGTTGAGCATGCCTGTAGCGTGACATCCCTCTTGTTGGGAGAGACCATGCCATCAATCACCAAAGATATGGACCTTTATTCCTACCGTCTGCCTCTGGGGGTGTGTGCAGGCATTGCTCCATTCAATTTTCCTGCCATGATCCCCCTTTGGATGTTTCCGATGGCCATGGTGTGTGGAAATACCTTCCTAATGAAACCATCAGAGCGAGTCCCTGGAGCAACTATGCTTCTTGCTAAGTTGCTCCAGGACTCTGGTGCTCCTGATGGAACACTGAATATCATCCATGGACAACATGAAG cTGTAAATTGTATTTGTGACCATCCGGACATCAAAGCAATCAGCTTTGTGGGCTCCAACCAGGCAGGAGAGTACATCTTCGAGAGAGGGTCAAGACACGGCAAGAGGGTTCAAGCCAATatg GGAGCCAAGAACCACGGAGTAGTCATGCCAGATGCCAATAAGGAAAATACTCTGAACCAGCTGGTTGGGGCAGCATTTGGAGCTGCTGGTCAGCGCTGCATGGCTCTTTCGACAGTGATCCTTGTTGGAGAAGCCAAGAAGTGGCTGGCAGAACTAGTGGAGCGAGCCAAAAACCTGAGAGTCAATGCAG GCAACCAGCCTGGAGCTGATCTTGGCCCTCTGATTACTCCCCAGGCCAAAGAGCGAGTCTGTAATCTGATTGACAGTGGAAACAAGGAGGGAGCTTCCATCCTTCTTGATGGACGAAAAATTAAAGTCAAAGGCTATGAAAATGGCAACTTTGTTGGACCAACCATCATCTCAAATGTCAAG CCAAATATGACATGTTACAAAGAGGAGATTTTTGGTCCGGTTCTTTTGGTTCTGGAGACAGACACACTGGATGAAGCCATCAAGATTGTAAATGAAAACCCATATGGAAATGGAACTGCCATCTTCACCACCAATGGAGCCACTGCTCGGAAATATTCACACCTGGTGGACGTTGGACAG GTGGGTGTGAATGTCCCCATTCCAGTGCCTTTGCCAATGTTCTCATTCACTGGCTCTCGAGCTTCCTTCAGGGGAGACACCAATTTCTATGGCAAACAG
- the ALDH6A1 gene encoding methylmalonate-semialdehyde dehydrogenase [acylating], mitochondrial isoform X1, protein MAAVVAAAAVRARILQIQPWANTPGPSPPGPSPLGYHPRPRRFTAEPPLLWPRPSLPSLLFSSLSVHPPGTVSGFGKGEVSSKVNSIWYPLSSFSSSSVSTVKLFIDGKFVESKSDKWIDIHNPATNEVIGRVPETTKAEMDAAIASCKRAFPAWADTSVLSRQQVLLRYQQLIKENLKEIARLITLEQGKTLADAEGDVFRGLQVVEHACSVTSLLLGETMPSITKDMDLYSYRLPLGVCAGIAPFNFPAMIPLWMFPMAMVCGNTFLMKPSERVPGATMLLAKLLQDSGAPDGTLNIIHGQHEAVNCICDHPDIKAISFVGSNQAGEYIFERGSRHGKRVQANMGAKNHGVVMPDANKENTLNQLVGAAFGAAGQRCMALSTVILVGEAKKWLAELVERAKNLRVNAGNQPGADLGPLITPQAKERVCNLIDSGNKEGASILLDGRKIKVKGYENGNFVGPTIISNVKPNMTCYKEEIFGPVLLVLETDTLDEAIKIVNENPYGNGTAIFTTNGATARKYSHLVDVGQVGVNVPIPVPLPMFSFTGSRASFRGDTNFYGKQGIQFYTQLKTITSQWKEEDATLSSPAVAMPTMGH, encoded by the exons ATGGCGGCGGTGGTAGCAGCGGCAGCAGTGCGGGCCCGGATCCTGCAG ATCCAGCCCTGGGCCAACACCCCTGGCCCATCACCCCCTGGGCCGTCACCCCTGGGCTATCACCCCCGGCCTCGCCGCTTTACAGCGGAGCCTCCGCTTCTCTGGCCCCGCCCCTCCCTGCCTTCACTCTTGTTCTCATCTCTTTCGGTGCACCCACCAG GTACTGTCTCAGGCTTTGGGAAAGGAGAG GTTTCTTCCAAGGTGAACTCTATCTGGTATCCAttatcctccttctcttcctcttcagtG tcaaCTGTAAAACTCTTCATTGATGGGAAATTTGTTGAATCCAAAAGTGACAAATGGATTGACATCCACAACCCA GCCACCAATGAGGTAATTGGTCGGGTCCCTGAAACCACCAAGGCTGAAATGGATGCAGCCATTGCGTCCTGCAAACGTGCTTTTCCTGCATGGGCAGACACTTCAGTATTAAGCCGTCAGCAGGTCCTGCTCCGCTATCAACAACTTATTAAAGAAAACTTG AAAGAAATTGCCCGGTTAATCACTTTGGAACAAGGGAAGACCCTAGCTGATGCTGAAGGAGATGTATTTCGAGGCCTTC AGGTGGTTGAGCATGCCTGTAGCGTGACATCCCTCTTGTTGGGAGAGACCATGCCATCAATCACCAAAGATATGGACCTTTATTCCTACCGTCTGCCTCTGGGGGTGTGTGCAGGCATTGCTCCATTCAATTTTCCTGCCATGATCCCCCTTTGGATGTTTCCGATGGCCATGGTGTGTGGAAATACCTTCCTAATGAAACCATCAGAGCGAGTCCCTGGAGCAACTATGCTTCTTGCTAAGTTGCTCCAGGACTCTGGTGCTCCTGATGGAACACTGAATATCATCCATGGACAACATGAAG cTGTAAATTGTATTTGTGACCATCCGGACATCAAAGCAATCAGCTTTGTGGGCTCCAACCAGGCAGGAGAGTACATCTTCGAGAGAGGGTCAAGACACGGCAAGAGGGTTCAAGCCAATatg GGAGCCAAGAACCACGGAGTAGTCATGCCAGATGCCAATAAGGAAAATACTCTGAACCAGCTGGTTGGGGCAGCATTTGGAGCTGCTGGTCAGCGCTGCATGGCTCTTTCGACAGTGATCCTTGTTGGAGAAGCCAAGAAGTGGCTGGCAGAACTAGTGGAGCGAGCCAAAAACCTGAGAGTCAATGCAG GCAACCAGCCTGGAGCTGATCTTGGCCCTCTGATTACTCCCCAGGCCAAAGAGCGAGTCTGTAATCTGATTGACAGTGGAAACAAGGAGGGAGCTTCCATCCTTCTTGATGGACGAAAAATTAAAGTCAAAGGCTATGAAAATGGCAACTTTGTTGGACCAACCATCATCTCAAATGTCAAG CCAAATATGACATGTTACAAAGAGGAGATTTTTGGTCCGGTTCTTTTGGTTCTGGAGACAGACACACTGGATGAAGCCATCAAGATTGTAAATGAAAACCCATATGGAAATGGAACTGCCATCTTCACCACCAATGGAGCCACTGCTCGGAAATATTCACACCTGGTGGACGTTGGACAG GTGGGTGTGAATGTCCCCATTCCAGTGCCTTTGCCAATGTTCTCATTCACTGGCTCTCGAGCTTCCTTCAGGGGAGACACCAATTTCTATGGCAAACAG